One segment of Arvicanthis niloticus isolate mArvNil1 chromosome 5, mArvNil1.pat.X, whole genome shotgun sequence DNA contains the following:
- the Sh3d21 gene encoding SH3 domain-containing protein 21 isoform X6 codes for MVQSELQLQPRAGRRAEASNWGDFGSDKGGLGNTDMPSIIPNSQRPPKLSNLTYDSPPDYLRTVSCPETCRVLFDYQPEAPDELALQKGDLVKVLRKTTEDKGWWEGECQGRRGVFPDNFVIPPPPIRKLIPRKIISRESAPIKETKKLMPKSSLPTVKKPTATTSAPGRAKTPSTPTGDSQKRPSRNSGFNGSCLNGGPRQPGRKGSRTQASQQHSASSQVRGQTCGRGHYWEETIPTGVSWRGERPQGNKEAPLRCPASNRDHISLLPQEDEQKSPGKGPSRNKTPTPEKTRLPDKALDPEKIRAPDKVSTPKNAVPEKAPDSDRIPTPENSTLDKTATPESTLSGDEPAKDDALDLKMALHEDSAPVLVKILTPEHIIFKEEPSGDDTQCQHLSLEETTQRSESPASSNDIQVPGEYSPQPNSSEGSCCHVKQVNGSPAQSKAEVPSAMEEANVLEEPLAKDETTLHKAPPKTLPSEGAGPQKQVLPPKESIPTPQVPHTITIEQIPDPEEAPTLHPLALLTSLKNQNYSVDVLESLKEEVGSLRSRLELLELKLEQKMGDVWEELKTEKLQSPEVQMTQRDQKSFKHAQTQTETQTK; via the exons ATGGTGCAAAGTGAACTTCAACTACAGCCCAGAGCAGGCAGACGAGCTGAAGCTTCAAACTGGGGAGATTTTGGAAGTGATAAAGGAG GCCTTGGAAATACAGACATGCCTTCAATCATCCCTAATTCACAGAGGCCGCCTAAG CTGAGCAACTTGACCTATGACAGCCCTCCAGACTACCTGCGGACAG TCTCCTGCCCTGAGACCTGCAGGGTCCTATTTGACTACCAGCCCGAGGCCCCGGATGAGCTTGCGCTGCAGAAGGGGGACCTGGTGAAAGTTCTGAGAAAG ACAACCGAGGATAAGGGCTGGTGGGAAGGAGAATGCCAAGGCAGAAGAGGAGTTTTTCCAGACAACTTTGTCATCCCACCACCCCCA ATCAGGAAGCTGATCCCTCGGAAAATCATATCTCGGGAATCAG CTCCtattaaggaaacaaaaaaacTGATGCCTAAATCATCTCTACCGACTGTAAAGAAGCCGACAGCAACGACCTCTGCACCTGGCAGAGCCAA GACACCTTCAACACCCACTGGAGACAGCCAGAAACGCCCCTCCCGCAACTCTG GCTTCAATGGTAGCTGCCTCAATGGGGGACCCAGGCAGCCTGGGAGAAAGGGATCCAGAACCCAGGCTTCCCAACAGCACTCTGCATCCAGTCAGGTGAGGGGCCAGACATGTGGGAGAGGGCATTACTGGGAGGAGACGATTCCCACAGGCGTGTCATGGAGGGGTGAAAGACCCCAAGGGAACAAGGAAGCTCCTCTAAGATGCCCGGCTTCCAACCGTGACCACATCTCACTATTACCACAGGAGGATGAACAGAAAAGCCCAGGAAAGGGTCCCTCCAGGAATAAAACCCCCACTCCAGAGAAGACTCGGCTTCCAGATAAAGCCCTTGACCCAGAGAAGATCCGGGCTCCTGACAAAGTCTCCACTCCAAAGAACGCTGTTCCAGAGAAAGCCCCAGATTCTGACAGAATTCCCACTCCAGAGAATTCCACTCTGGACAAGACTGCCACTCCAGAGAGCACCCTTTCTGGGGATGAGCCAGCTAAGGATGACGCCCTTGACCTGAAGATGGCCCTTCATGAGGACAGTGCCCCTGTATTAGTGAAGATCTTGACCCCAGagcacataatttttaaagaggaGCCTTCTGGAGACGACACTCAATGCCAGCACTTGTCTCTGGAAGAAACCACACAGAGGTCTGAGTCTCCTGCATCTTCAAATGACATCCAGGTGCCAGGAGAGTACTCCCCACAGCCTAACTCCTCAGAGGGGTCCTGCTGTCATGTGAAACAGGTGAATGGCTCCCCAGCCCAGTCCAAGGCTGAGGTTCCATCTGCCATGGAGGAAGCCAATGTTTTAGAGGAGCCACTAGCCAAAGATGAGACAACCCTACACAAGGCACCCCCCAAAACGCTGCCTTCTGAAGGGGCAGGTCCCCAAAAGCAGGTGCTTCCTCCTAAAGAGTCAATCCCTACTCCCCAAGTGCCACATACTATCACTATCGAGCAGATTCCAGACCCTGAAGAAGCTCCCACACTTCATCCCTTGGCCCTACTAACCTCTCTCAAAAACCAGAACTACAGCGTGGATGTGTTAGAGTCGTTAAAGGAAGAGGTGGGGTCGCTAAGGAGCAGGCTGGAGCTTCTGGAGTTGAAGCTGGA ACAGAAGATGGGGGACGTCTGGGAGGAGCTGAAGACTGAGAAGCTCCAGTCGCCGGAG GTTCAGATGACGCAGAGGGACCAGAAATCCTTCAAACACGCACAGACACAGACGGAAACACAGACGAAATGA
- the Sh3d21 gene encoding SH3 domain-containing protein 21 isoform X7, which translates to MVQSELQLQPRAGRRAEASNWGDFGSDKGGLGNTDMPSIIPNSQRPPKLSNLTYDSPPDYLRTVSCPETCRVLFDYQPEAPDELALQKGDLVKVLRKTTEDKGWWEGECQGRRGVFPDNFVIPPPPIRKLIPRKIISRESAPIKETKKLMPKSSLPTVKKPTATTSAPGRAKTPSTPTGDSQKRPSRNSGFNGSCLNGGPRQPGRKGSRTQASQQHSASSQEDEQKSPGKGPSRNKTPTPEKTRLPDKALDPEKIRAPDKVSTPKNAVPEKAPDSDRIPTPENSTLDKTATPESTLSGDEPAKDDALDLKMALHEDSAPVLVKILTPEHIIFKEEPSGDDTQCQHLSLEETTQRSESPASSNDIQVPGEYSPQPNSSEGSCCHVKQVNGSPAQSKAEVPSAMEEANVLEEPLAKDETTLHKAPPKTLPSEGAGPQKQVLPPKESIPTPQVPHTITIEQIPDPEEAPTLHPLALLTSLKNQNYSVDVLESLKEEVGSLRSRLELLELKLEQKMGDVWEELKTEKLQSPEVQMTQRDQKSFKHAQTQTETQTK; encoded by the exons ATGGTGCAAAGTGAACTTCAACTACAGCCCAGAGCAGGCAGACGAGCTGAAGCTTCAAACTGGGGAGATTTTGGAAGTGATAAAGGAG GCCTTGGAAATACAGACATGCCTTCAATCATCCCTAATTCACAGAGGCCGCCTAAG CTGAGCAACTTGACCTATGACAGCCCTCCAGACTACCTGCGGACAG TCTCCTGCCCTGAGACCTGCAGGGTCCTATTTGACTACCAGCCCGAGGCCCCGGATGAGCTTGCGCTGCAGAAGGGGGACCTGGTGAAAGTTCTGAGAAAG ACAACCGAGGATAAGGGCTGGTGGGAAGGAGAATGCCAAGGCAGAAGAGGAGTTTTTCCAGACAACTTTGTCATCCCACCACCCCCA ATCAGGAAGCTGATCCCTCGGAAAATCATATCTCGGGAATCAG CTCCtattaaggaaacaaaaaaacTGATGCCTAAATCATCTCTACCGACTGTAAAGAAGCCGACAGCAACGACCTCTGCACCTGGCAGAGCCAA GACACCTTCAACACCCACTGGAGACAGCCAGAAACGCCCCTCCCGCAACTCTG GCTTCAATGGTAGCTGCCTCAATGGGGGACCCAGGCAGCCTGGGAGAAAGGGATCCAGAACCCAGGCTTCCCAACAGCACTCTGCATCCAGTCAG GAGGATGAACAGAAAAGCCCAGGAAAGGGTCCCTCCAGGAATAAAACCCCCACTCCAGAGAAGACTCGGCTTCCAGATAAAGCCCTTGACCCAGAGAAGATCCGGGCTCCTGACAAAGTCTCCACTCCAAAGAACGCTGTTCCAGAGAAAGCCCCAGATTCTGACAGAATTCCCACTCCAGAGAATTCCACTCTGGACAAGACTGCCACTCCAGAGAGCACCCTTTCTGGGGATGAGCCAGCTAAGGATGACGCCCTTGACCTGAAGATGGCCCTTCATGAGGACAGTGCCCCTGTATTAGTGAAGATCTTGACCCCAGagcacataatttttaaagaggaGCCTTCTGGAGACGACACTCAATGCCAGCACTTGTCTCTGGAAGAAACCACACAGAGGTCTGAGTCTCCTGCATCTTCAAATGACATCCAGGTGCCAGGAGAGTACTCCCCACAGCCTAACTCCTCAGAGGGGTCCTGCTGTCATGTGAAACAGGTGAATGGCTCCCCAGCCCAGTCCAAGGCTGAGGTTCCATCTGCCATGGAGGAAGCCAATGTTTTAGAGGAGCCACTAGCCAAAGATGAGACAACCCTACACAAGGCACCCCCCAAAACGCTGCCTTCTGAAGGGGCAGGTCCCCAAAAGCAGGTGCTTCCTCCTAAAGAGTCAATCCCTACTCCCCAAGTGCCACATACTATCACTATCGAGCAGATTCCAGACCCTGAAGAAGCTCCCACACTTCATCCCTTGGCCCTACTAACCTCTCTCAAAAACCAGAACTACAGCGTGGATGTGTTAGAGTCGTTAAAGGAAGAGGTGGGGTCGCTAAGGAGCAGGCTGGAGCTTCTGGAGTTGAAGCTGGA ACAGAAGATGGGGGACGTCTGGGAGGAGCTGAAGACTGAGAAGCTCCAGTCGCCGGAG GTTCAGATGACGCAGAGGGACCAGAAATCCTTCAAACACGCACAGACACAGACGGAAACACAGACGAAATGA